A genomic region of Leptospira barantonii contains the following coding sequences:
- a CDS encoding class I SAM-dependent RNA methyltransferase has translation MKSDSEGHKNRSAKQTRKKFTEKIRLRPRSWVNLGYSIANSEEGTFFLKNAIPGESVQTVPLKQTGSLFWGVASEIEDVSQERISSDCNVFPRCGGCSYRHVTYEKELEIKKFLLRETLERSLSKNHIQIPEIEILSGEPNGYRNTAQIQLGFAGLKRIAGFYEEFSHSIVNFPEEGCKNLPDEMNSAFFEFLKKEKNGSAPISKSKTLSFRLEKNRVVPYKKESVEFRETVSIPDSKEIVWEIPAGGFSQINRFLIAPWLEKIFELVPDNQNRILELYCGSGLISIALRSKTKHWIGYELSSDSVKQARKNVSQNGISSFEFKTLNLETDSIDSADVLDSSFWIMNPPRAGLSKKVSQTLSDRGPDGFLYSSCNHTTLARDLSLILNGNYRISNITLVDFFPRTKHFEVIVRVERN, from the coding sequence ATGAAAAGCGATTCCGAGGGACATAAAAATCGTTCTGCGAAACAAACTCGAAAAAAATTTACGGAGAAAATTCGGCTCAGACCTCGTTCCTGGGTGAATCTGGGTTATTCGATCGCGAACTCGGAAGAAGGAACATTCTTTCTTAAAAACGCGATTCCCGGCGAATCGGTTCAGACCGTTCCGCTCAAACAAACGGGTTCTTTATTTTGGGGAGTCGCTTCCGAAATCGAAGACGTTTCTCAGGAAAGAATTTCTTCGGATTGCAACGTCTTTCCGAGATGCGGCGGTTGTTCCTATCGTCATGTTACTTACGAGAAAGAATTGGAAATCAAAAAGTTTCTTCTTCGAGAAACTCTCGAACGATCTCTTTCAAAAAATCATATTCAAATTCCTGAAATTGAAATTCTTTCCGGCGAACCGAACGGATATAGAAACACGGCTCAAATTCAATTGGGATTTGCCGGATTAAAACGAATCGCCGGTTTTTACGAAGAATTCTCGCACTCGATCGTAAACTTTCCCGAAGAGGGATGTAAGAATCTTCCCGACGAAATGAACTCGGCATTTTTCGAGTTTTTGAAAAAGGAAAAAAACGGATCGGCTCCGATTTCAAAATCGAAAACTCTTTCGTTCCGATTGGAAAAGAATCGGGTCGTTCCGTATAAAAAAGAATCCGTTGAATTTCGAGAAACCGTTTCGATTCCAGATTCTAAGGAAATCGTTTGGGAAATTCCTGCGGGCGGATTCTCGCAAATCAATCGCTTTTTGATCGCGCCTTGGCTCGAAAAAATATTCGAGTTGGTGCCGGACAATCAAAATAGAATATTAGAATTGTATTGTGGATCAGGATTGATTTCGATCGCACTTCGATCCAAAACGAAACATTGGATTGGTTACGAACTTTCATCCGATTCCGTCAAACAGGCGAGGAAGAATGTTTCTCAAAACGGAATTTCGTCTTTCGAGTTCAAAACCTTAAACCTGGAAACGGACTCGATCGATTCTGCGGATGTTCTTGATTCTTCCTTTTGGATCATGAATCCGCCGAGAGCCGGTTTATCGAAGAAGGTTTCCCAAACTCTGAGCGATCGCGGACCGGACGGATTTTTATATTCCAGTTGCAATCACACCACTCTTGCACGGGATCTTTCCTTGATTCTAAACGGAAATTATAGAATTTCTAATATAACCCTCGTTGATTTTTTTCCGCGTACGAAACATTTCGAAGTGATCGTGCGGGTTGAAAGAAATTGA
- a CDS encoding slr1659 superfamily regulator — MEISKEDYSVETEKNRGRIRISGTLRLLNVEEYDPIISLIENMLDDSGRGKAVIDIKNLDFLNSAGIASLSRFVAAYDKKNINNVEIKGNKDRYWQIKFLENLKKLRAEIKTSLE; from the coding sequence ATGGAAATCTCAAAAGAGGATTATTCCGTCGAAACGGAAAAAAATCGCGGAAGAATCAGAATCTCCGGAACTCTACGTCTCTTGAACGTGGAAGAATACGACCCGATCATCTCACTCATAGAAAACATGTTGGACGATTCCGGAAGAGGGAAAGCAGTCATCGATATTAAGAATTTGGATTTTTTGAACAGCGCGGGGATCGCAAGTCTTTCGAGGTTCGTCGCCGCTTACGATAAAAAGAACATCAACAACGTGGAGATCAAAGGCAACAAGGATCGATACTGGCAAATTAAGTTTTTGGAAAATCTCAAAAAACTCAGAGCGGAAATTAAAACTAGTCTCGAATAG
- a CDS encoding helix-turn-helix domain-containing protein, whose product MNLNTIQHDWITQKEESSYSVIPNEYCVLGIQVRGRILLEKENSFQKLNVVGITGMMTGSKTFKSAKNTVSFLIRIPPVILAKYVDLPLTEITNQSVSLDFIFPENVVRRLQENCIREYEEGLESGWAWKKFQSELKPLKSEPKYIAESMQRIRFQEGESSISSLAANLGISQSKLEKDYKEFLGFSPKDYACLIRFRKALLLKNESSNLTDLAYRSGYYDQAHFIREFKKRTGQSPKRWFRSEKESAHSKTKYILKF is encoded by the coding sequence ATGAACTTGAATACAATTCAACACGACTGGATTACTCAAAAGGAAGAATCCAGTTATTCCGTAATCCCGAATGAATACTGCGTTCTCGGAATTCAAGTGCGAGGTCGGATTCTTTTAGAAAAGGAAAATTCCTTTCAGAAGTTGAATGTTGTCGGGATCACGGGAATGATGACCGGTTCTAAAACTTTTAAATCGGCCAAAAATACCGTTTCTTTTTTAATCCGAATTCCTCCCGTAATTCTCGCAAAATACGTCGACCTTCCGTTAACCGAAATCACAAACCAAAGTGTTTCTCTCGATTTTATTTTTCCCGAGAATGTGGTGCGCCGGTTGCAGGAAAATTGCATTCGCGAATACGAAGAGGGTTTGGAATCGGGTTGGGCTTGGAAAAAATTTCAATCGGAATTGAAACCTCTTAAATCGGAACCGAAATACATCGCCGAATCGATGCAAAGAATCCGTTTTCAGGAAGGTGAATCTTCGATTTCTTCTCTCGCGGCGAATCTCGGAATCAGCCAGAGTAAATTAGAAAAAGATTATAAAGAATTTCTCGGTTTTTCTCCGAAAGACTATGCTTGTTTGATTCGATTTCGAAAAGCGCTCCTTTTAAAAAACGAATCCTCGAACCTGACCGACCTGGCGTATCGTTCCGGTTATTACGACCAAGCTCATTTCATTCGTGAATTTAAAAAAAGAACCGGACAAAGTCCGAAACGATGGTTTCGATCGGAAAAAGAATCGGCCCATTCTAAAACCAAATACATTCTTAAATTTTAA
- a CDS encoding WbuC family cupin fold metalloprotein, with protein sequence MSTVNPDSNSKPHKQLLTDSLFSEVLEKANTSPRKRANHNFHELSEVYQRFLNVLTKDTYIQAHRHKSPPKPETFLVLKGSLGFILFNEDGSIQETHRLSSDGPVYGIDIAPGVYHTLVCLSENAICFEGKSGPYEPTTDKDFASWAPSEADSNRNEYLETLRKLF encoded by the coding sequence TTGAGTACTGTGAATCCAGACTCGAACTCCAAACCGCATAAACAATTACTTACAGATTCTCTTTTTTCCGAGGTATTGGAAAAAGCCAATACCTCGCCCCGCAAAAGGGCCAATCACAACTTTCACGAACTCTCAGAAGTATACCAAAGATTTTTAAACGTTCTTACCAAAGACACGTACATCCAAGCTCACAGACACAAATCTCCTCCGAAACCCGAAACATTTCTCGTTCTGAAAGGAAGTTTAGGTTTTATTCTTTTTAACGAAGACGGATCCATTCAGGAAACACACCGACTCAGCTCCGACGGTCCGGTATATGGAATCGATATCGCACCGGGAGTATACCACACTCTCGTATGTCTTTCCGAAAATGCGATTTGTTTCGAAGGAAAATCAGGACCTTACGAACCTACAACGGACAAAGATTTCGCTTCTTGGGCGCCATCCGAAGCGGATTCAAACCGAAACGAATATTTAGAAACGCTCCGTAAACTTTTTTAA
- a CDS encoding lysophospholipid acyltransferase family protein, protein MEKEAQTYLRLKQFVAPFLGFAVNINAYGTEHITQEGKLILVSNHRSDMDPFILSYTFPRYISWIAADYTFRIPIFKDLAKLAGGIPMAIDGKISMASIKMVQQVFKREGVLGIFPEGHDYMVKNDFSGPMVKFHDGFAAFSIRNKVDILPSVIVPIEESYSDIPIPSLVRSFMGMPKEVCDIKRRSIYKKVRVLYGPKIDHRPYLEGKLEDNLKKLSNEVRVRMENLQRTEVA, encoded by the coding sequence ATGGAAAAGGAAGCTCAAACATATCTCAGACTGAAACAGTTTGTGGCTCCTTTCTTGGGTTTTGCCGTTAACATTAACGCTTATGGAACGGAACATATCACCCAGGAAGGTAAGCTAATCCTTGTTAGCAATCATAGATCCGATATGGATCCGTTTATCCTTTCCTATACTTTTCCAAGATATATTTCCTGGATTGCGGCGGATTACACGTTTCGAATTCCCATTTTCAAAGACTTAGCCAAGTTAGCCGGAGGAATTCCAATGGCGATCGATGGAAAGATTTCCATGGCGAGCATCAAGATGGTGCAACAGGTCTTTAAAAGAGAAGGGGTTCTCGGAATTTTTCCCGAAGGCCATGATTACATGGTCAAAAACGATTTCTCGGGTCCGATGGTGAAGTTCCACGACGGGTTCGCGGCGTTTTCGATTCGAAATAAAGTAGATATTCTTCCTTCGGTGATCGTTCCGATCGAAGAAAGTTATTCCGATATTCCGATTCCTTCTTTGGTTCGTTCTTTTATGGGAATGCCTAAGGAAGTTTGCGACATCAAACGAAGATCGATTTATAAAAAGGTCCGCGTTCTCTACGGACCGAAAATTGATCACAGACCTTATTTGGAAGGAAAACTCGAAGACAACCTCAAAAAACTTTCGAACGAGGTTCGAGTGAGAATGGAAAACCTACAAAGAACCGAAGTGGCCTAA
- a CDS encoding slr1658 superfamily regulator produces MNYPVKYGHYNLIPDSLPSESEFTLRLRPMDLRIQWKRCSLTADYVSNYCAFQEKIDPDSANTISIVLNELIENAAKFSKDRKGEILLDLKYYSEILKIEIKNSTDEISKNKLENSIAALVNRNSDEIYIQKLKDDGGEPNSGIGLLLLSKDFPVRLGFLINEVSYGTYEVIVRAYLDLNEVERTKLKALKVKPIRD; encoded by the coding sequence ATGAATTATCCTGTCAAATACGGTCATTACAACCTAATACCTGATTCTCTTCCTTCCGAAAGTGAATTCACGTTAAGACTTAGGCCGATGGATCTGCGCATTCAATGGAAGCGTTGTTCTCTTACGGCGGACTACGTCTCCAACTATTGCGCGTTTCAGGAAAAAATAGATCCGGATTCGGCGAACACAATCTCGATCGTGTTAAACGAACTGATAGAAAACGCGGCGAAATTTTCAAAGGACAGAAAGGGAGAAATTCTTTTAGATCTGAAATACTATTCTGAAATTTTAAAAATAGAAATTAAGAATTCAACGGATGAAATTTCCAAGAACAAATTGGAGAATTCCATTGCGGCTCTCGTAAACCGAAACTCCGATGAAATCTATATTCAAAAATTAAAAGACGATGGGGGCGAACCGAATTCCGGAATCGGCTTGCTTCTTCTTTCCAAAGATTTTCCCGTTCGTTTGGGATTTTTAATCAACGAAGTTTCTTACGGAACCTACGAAGTGATTGTAAGAGCTTATTTGGATTTAAACGAAGTGGAAAGAACGAAACTCAAAGCCTTGAAAGTGAAACCTATTCGAGACTAG